From a single Pigmentibacter ruber genomic region:
- a CDS encoding chorismate mutase, with protein MIKYVISAIITLVSINTLACEGHDHAKNESKKIEKCSDLQCVREKFDQITPKLVALIIERTKLQEEVADIKLGKNVGKALDEKRASEVVQKAKELARKDGASEEVVAIVGEVFEKMVAESAKYQQKYMDNKVNK; from the coding sequence ATGATTAAGTACGTAATAAGCGCAATTATTACATTAGTTTCTATAAATACATTAGCATGTGAAGGTCATGATCATGCGAAAAATGAGTCAAAAAAAATAGAAAAATGTTCCGATTTACAATGTGTTAGAGAAAAATTTGATCAAATTACTCCTAAACTTGTTGCATTAATAATTGAACGTACAAAGTTACAAGAAGAAGTAGCTGATATAAAATTAGGAAAAAACGTTGGAAAAGCACTTGATGAAAAAAGAGCGAGCGAAGTAGTTCAAAAAGCAAAAGAACTTGCTAGAAAAGATGGAGCTTCTGAAGAAGTTGTTGCTATTGTTGGAGAAGTATTTGAAAAAATGGTAGCAGAATCAGCCAAATACCAACAAAAATATATGGATAATAAAGTTAATAAATAA